The following are encoded together in the Drosophila takahashii strain IR98-3 E-12201 chromosome X, DtakHiC1v2, whole genome shotgun sequence genome:
- the LOC108062287 gene encoding transmembrane protein 205 isoform X2 has product MTVGRDLIDPTTTATEETSATTAETSTRTATGGVLAALVFLGAFATHFGSQIWMTFVSGLSLYFSLPRHVFGQCQQILFPRYFALNAMLSLTMLVVYAKYFLSGWTTSAGIQMGSLALAAGIEVVVRLYLVPPMLQLMHEKYRIEDAIGSGQEVGSLVQGDLVDCPHYQRIHKGFRRIHMTIAIGNMTVMLTTCLQLYFLASKIRLS; this is encoded by the exons ATGACTGTGGGACGCGACCTCATCGACCCaacgacaacagcaacagaagaGACATctgcaacaacagcagaaacATCGACGAGAACAGCGACGGGTGGCGTTTTGGCGGCCTTGGTATTTCTGGGCGCCTTTGCCACCCACTTTGGGTCGCAGATCTGGATGACATTTGTCTCGG GTCTCTCGCTGTATTTCTCACTGCCCCGCCACGTTTTCGGGCAGTGCCAGCAGATCCTGTTCCCGCGCTACTTCGCCCTGAACGCTATGCTCAGCCTGACGATGCTGGTGGTTTATGCCAAGTACTTCCTCAGCGGCTGGACGACATCGGCGGGCATCCAGATGGGATCGCTGGCTTTGGCGGCGGGCATTGAGGTGGTGGTGCGGCTGTATCTGGTGCCACCGATGCTGCAATTGATGCACGAGAAGTACAGGATCGAGGATGCGATCGGCAGCGGCCAGGAGGTGGGCAGCCTCGTCCAGGGCGACCTCGTCGACTGTCCGCACTATCAGCGCATCCACAAGGGCTTCCGGCGCATCCACATGACCATCGCCATTGGCAACATGACGGTCATGCTGACCACCTGCCTGCAGTTGTATTTTCTAGCATCGAAAATACGCCTTAGCTAA
- the Stt3A gene encoding dolichyl-diphosphooligosaccharide--protein glycosyltransferase subunit STT3A, producing the protein MTLDVGGVARGLLTWDKQEHLVKLAILILAAVLSFATRLFSVLRFESVIHEFDPYFNYRTTRFLAEQGFYKFHNWFDDRAWYPLGRIIGGTIYPGLMLTSAALYRLMWLLNVTIDIRNVCVFLAPFFSSLTTLVTYALTKEIHSTGAGLVAAALISIVPGYISRSVAGSYDNEGIAIFCMLFTYYLWIKAVKTGTIFWSAMSALAYFYMVSSWGGYVFLINLIPLHVLALMITGRFSHRIYIAYSTLYCVGTILSMQISFVGFQPIQSSEHMLALGTFGLCQIHAFVDYLRSRIPKDHFDLLFKTLVSSVLTVVFVVGTLLTLTGKVSPWTGRFYSLLDPSYAKNHIPIIASVSEHQPTSWSSFYFDLQILVFLFPAGLYFCFSKLTDSNIFIILYGVTSIYFAGVMVRLMLVLAPVMCVLSGIAISHLLAKYIKSVDAGGSGKAGGESKRQHKKLEQQTGGVKSEVAIGFVGVITLMLIVYTLHCTWVTSEAYSSPSIVLSARSHDGGRIIFDDFREAYYWLQMNTPEDARIMSWWDYGYQITAMANRTILVDNNTWNNTHISRVGQAMASSEEKAYEIMRELDVDYVLVIFGGLTGYSSDDINKFLWMVRIGGSTDRGAHIREKDYYAANGEFRVDKEGSPTLLNCLMYKMCYYRFGQMYTEGGKAQGYDRVRAAEIGNKDFELDVLEEAYTTEHWLVRIYKVKDLPNRGV; encoded by the exons ATGACGCTGGACGTGGGCGGCGTCGCCCGCGGTCTGCTCACCTGGGACAAGCAGGAGCACCTGGTCAAGCTGGCCATTCTCATCCTGGCAGCGGTCTTGT CATTCGCCACGCGCCTCTTCTCCGTCCTCCGGTTCGAGAGCGTCATCCATGAGTTCGACCCGTACTTCAACTACCGCACCACGCGGTTCCTCGCCGAGCAGGGCTTCTACAAGTTCCACAACTGGTTCGATGACCGCGCCTGGTACCCCCTGGGCCGCATCATCGGCGGCACCATTTACCCGGGCCTGATGCTCACCTCGGCGGCTTTGTACCGCCTGATGTGGCTCCTGAACGTGACCATCGACATTAGGAACGTGTGCGTCTTCCTGGCGCCCTTCTTCTCCTCGCTGACCACCCTGGTGACCTATGCCCTCACGAAGGAGATCCAC AGCACCGGAGCTGGTCTGGTGGCCGCCGCCTTGATCTCCATCGTGCCGGGCTATATCTCCCGATCTGTGGCGGGATCGTACGACAACGAGGGCATCGCCATCTTCTGCATGCTCTTCACCTACTATCTGTGGATCAAGGCCGTGAAGACGGGCACGATCTTCTGGTCGGCCATGTCGGCACTGGCCTACTTCTATATGGTCTCCTCGTGGGGCGGCTATGTCTTCCTGATCAACCTCATTCCGCTGCACGTGCTGGCGCTGATGATCACCGGGCGATTCTCGCACAGGATCTACATAGCGTACAGCACGCTCTACTGCGTGGGCACCATTCTGTCCATGCAGATCTCGTTCGTGGGCTTCCAACCCATCCAGAGCTCGGAGCACATGCTG GCTTTGGGAACCTTTGGCCTGTGCCAGATTCACGCCTTTGTGGATTATCTGCGCTCTCGCATTCCCAAGGATCACTTCGATCTGTTGTTCAAGACCTTGGTTTCCAGTGTTCTCACTGTGGTGTTCGTTGTGGGCACTCTGCTCACGCTGACTGGAAAAGTATCGCCCTGGACTGGCAGATTTTACTCGCTACTCGATCCGTCCTATGCCAAGAATCACATTCCAATCATTGCCTCGGTTTCAGAGCACCAGCCGACATCCTGGTCGTCCTTCTATTTTGATCTGCAG ATCCTCGTGTTTCTCTTTCCCGCTGGCCTGTACTTCTGCTTCTCCAAGCTGACCGACTCGAATATCTTCATCATTTTGTACGGCGTGACCAGTATTTACTTCGCCGGTGTGATGGTGCGTCTAATGCTGGTCCTGGCGCCCGTTATGTGCGTCCTCTCCGGCATAGCCATTTCGCATCTGCTGGCCAAGTACATCAAGAGCGTGGATGCGGGCGGCTCGGGGAAGGCGGGCGGGGAGAGCAAGCGGCAGCACAAGAAGCTGGAACAGCAGACGGGCGGCGTGAAGAGCGAGGTGGCCATCGGATTTGTGGGAGTCATCACACTGATGCTGATCGTCTACACGCTGCACTGCACCTGGGTCACCTCGGAGGCGTACTCCTCGCCCAGCATTGTGCTGAGTGCCCGTTCGCACGACGGCGGCCGCATTATCTTCGATGACTTCCGCGAGGCCTACTACTGGCTGCAGATGAACACGCCGGAG GATGCTCGCATTATGTCCTGGTGGGATTATGGCTACCAGATAACGGCCATGGCCAATCGCACGATATTGGTGGACAACAACACCTGGAACAACACGCACATATCGCGCGTTGGCCAGGCGATGGCTTCGTCGGAGGAGAAGGCCTACGAGATAATGCGCGAACTGGATGTGGATTATGTTCTGGTGATCTTCGGCGGACTCACCGGCTACTCCTCGGACGATATCAACAAGTTCCTGTGGATGGTGCGCATTGGCGGCAGCACGGATCGCGGGGCGCACATCCGCGAAAAGGACTACTATGCGGCCAATGGGGAATTCCGGGTGGACAAGGAGGGCTCGCCCACTCTGCTCAACTGTCTGATGTACAAGATGTGCTACTATCGCTTCGGGCAGATGTACACCGAGGGCGGCAAGGCCCAGGGCTACGATCGCGTTCGGGCGGCCGAGATTGGCAACAAGGACTTCGAGCTGGACGTTCTGGAGGAGGCCTACACCACGGAGCACTGGCTGGTGCGCATCTACAAGGTCAAGGACCTGCCGAATCGCGGCGTCTAA
- the LOC108062286 gene encoding angiopoietin-related protein 1-like — MTEIIRNLQTQLVNAEAQLKINDKEIIDKSEQLKQNEDQIKDQTNQIQNKDEELVIKTNAVKDLSAQISTKDNQINGLNNQIKSVSEDLERSKKYFGSDECPKSGPSGIYVLKVPGNVLMEVPCNSTGWIVVLRRQDGSVDFQRRWMEYKDGFGNLTGEFFIGLEKLHQLTKGRSYHLYIKLVDVHGSVVYAQYDNFKVSNEENKYRLDSVGKYSGTAGDSLAYNADEYFTTIDRDNDANSGNCAISYSGGGWWYSSCSFSFLTGKFYKDGISPDYGGINWHYYRNDETTSFTYVEMLIKPK, encoded by the exons ATGACGGAAATTATAAGAAACTTACAGACTCAGTTAGTAAATGCTGAGGCCCAATTAAAAATCAACGATAAGGAAATAATTGATAAAAGTGAACAACTTAAACAAAACGAAGATCAAATTAAGGATCAAACTAATCAGATCCAGAACAAAGATGAAGAACTTGTTATTAAAACTAATGCAGTTAAGGACTTGAGTGCCCAGATTTCGACGAAGGATAACCAGATCAATGGGCTCAACAATCAGATTAAATCGGTTTCTGAAGATTTGGAACGAAGTAAGAAGTATTTTGGATCCGATGAGTGTCCCAAAAGCGGTCCAAGTGGCATTTACGTATTAAAAGTCCCCGGAAATGTTTTAATGGAAGTTCCCTGCAACTCCACTGGTTGGATTGTTGTTCTAAGGCGGCAGGACGGATCGGTTGACTTTCAACGCAGATGGATGGAATATAAGGACGGCTTTGGCAACTTAACAGGCGAATTTTTCATTGGTCTGGAGAAACTACACCAACTGACTAAGGGACGATCTTACCACCTCTACATCAAGTTAGTCGACGTACATGGATCGGTTGTGTACGCTCAGTACGATAACTTTAAGGTTAGCAACGAGGAAAACAAGTATCGTCTAGACTCGGTTGGTAAATACTCTGGTACAGCAGGAGATTCTCTAGCCTACAATGCGGATGAATACTTTACCACAATTGATCGAGATAATGACGCTAATTCGGGTAATTGTGCGATATCTTACTCTGGCGGTGGTTGGTGGTACAGCAGTTGCAGTTTCAG ttTTCTTACTGGAAAGTTCTATAAGGATGGAATTTCACCAGATTATGGAGGAATAAATTGGCACTACTATCGGAACGACGAAACGACCTCATTCACCTATGTTGAAATGCTGATTAagccaaaataa
- the Cbs gene encoding cystathionine beta-synthase produces the protein MPQPKPYERPADFIDPGKPSKCKWHLGSTEKSPHTQRGIAHRQQITPNILEVIGCTPLVRLNHIPASEGIECEMYAKCEFLNPGGSVKDRIGYRMVQDAEEQGLLKPGFTIIEPTSGNTGIGLAMACAVKGYKCIIVMPEKMSNEKVSALRTLGAKIIRTPTEAAYDSPEGLIYVAQQLQRETPNSIVLDQYRNAGNPLAHYDGTAAEILWQLDNRVDMIVVSAGTAGTISGIGRKIKEQAPNCQIVGVDPYGSILARPAELNKTDVQFYEVEGIGYDFPPTVFDDSVVDVWTKIGDPDCFPMSRRLNAEEGLLCGGSSGGAMHAALQHARKLKKGQRCVVILPDGIRNYMTKFVSDNWMEARGFKEPVNEHRHWWWSLSIDQLQLPAPPAVLKSNATVGEAIALMKKHRVDQLPVVDLDDGSILGVVGQETLITQIVSMNRQQSDPAIKAINKRVIRLNETEILGKLARVLEVDPSVLILGKSSAGKEELKALASKLDVTTFIAAGQQNPKANGTTNGSSH, from the exons ATGCCACAACCGAAGCCGTACGAGAGGCCCGCGGACTTCATCGATCCCGGAAAGCCATCCAAGTGCAAATGGCATCTGGGAAGCACCGAAAAATCGCCCCACACCCAACGGGGCATCGCACACCGCCAACAGATCACGCCGAACATCCTCGAGGTGATCGGATGCACTCCACTGGTCAGGCTGAATCACATTCCCGCCAGCGAGGGAATCGAGTGCGAGATGT ACGCCAAGTGCGAGTTCCTCAATCCCGGTGGCTCGGTGAAGGACCGCATCGGCTATCGCATGGTGCAGGATGCCGAGGAGCAGGGCCTCCTCAAGCCGGGCTTCACCATCATCGAGCCGACGTCGGGCAATACGGGAATCGGCCTGGCGATGGCCTGTGCCGTCAAGGGCTACAAGTGCATCATCGTGATGCCGGAGAAGATGTCCAACGAGAAGGTGTCGGCGCTGCGAACCCTGGGGGCCAAGATCATCCGGACGCCCACGGAGGCGGCCTACGACTCGCCGGAGGGACTGATCTACGTGgcccagcagctgcagcgggAGACGCCCAACTCGATTGTCTTGGATCAGTATCGAAACGCCGGCAATCCGCTGGCTCACTACGACGGCACGGCCGCCGAGATCCTGTGGCAGCTGGACAACCGGGTGGATATGATAGTGGTCTCCGCGGGAACGGCGGGCACCATTAGCGGCATTGGCCGGAAGATCAAGGAGCAGGCGCCCAATTGCCAGATTGTCGGCGTCGATCCCTATGGCTCGATACTCGCGCGTCCCGCCGAGCTCAACAAGACCGATGTGCAGTTCTACGAAGTGGAGGGCATTGGCTATGACTTTCCGCCCACCGTTTTCGATGATTCCGTGGTGGATGTGTGGACCAAGATCGGCGATCCCGACTGCTTCCCCATGAGCCGACGCCTGAACGCCGAGGAGGGTCTGCTGTGCGGCGGCTCCAGTGGCGGCGCCATGCACGCCGCCCTCCAGCATGCCCGCAAACTGAAAAAGGGCCAGCGGTGCGTGGTCATCCTGCCCGACGGCATACGCAACTACATGACCAAGTTCGTCTCGGACAACTGGATGGAGGCGCGCGGCTTCAAGGAGCCGGTGAACGAGCACCGGCACTGGTGGTGGAGTCTGTCCATCGACCAGCTGCAGCTCCCCGCTCCGCCGGCCGTCCTCAAGTCGAATGCCACGGTTGGCGAGGCCATTGCCCTGATGAAGAAACATCGCGTGGACCAGCTGCCCGTTGTGGATCTGGATGATGG TTCCATTCTGGGCGTTGTGGGTCAGGAGACGCTCATCACGCAGATCGTGAGCATGAACCGCCAGCAGTCCGATCCCGCCATCAAGGCCATCAATAAGCGGGTGATCCGATTGAACGAAACCGAGATCCTTGGCAAGCTGGCCCGCGTCCTCGAGGTGGATCCCAGTGTGCTCATCCTGGGCAAGAGCTCGGCCGGCAAGGAGGAGCTGAAAGCGCTGGCCAGCAAGCTGGACGTCACGACCTTCATTGCCGCCGGCCAGCAGAATCCCAAGGCCAATGGCACCACCAACGGCAGCAGCCACTAA